In one window of Hallerella porci DNA:
- a CDS encoding pyridoxal phosphate-dependent aminotransferase — MKNLSIRIQNIAPSLTVAVDSLAKKLKAEGKDIVSLGAGEPDWDTPEEICEAAKSAIDEKKTRYTAPQGILSVREAVAKKLKNENGLDYAPEQIILTSGAKHAVFNSLLALINPGDEVIIPEPYWVTYPELVKLLGGIPVIVHTKAEDDFQMSPQELEAAITAKTKAVILNNPTNPTGTLYTENVLGEIAKLIVKHDLYAVSDEIYEHFSYSESFHFKSLAAFPQMAERTLIINGLSKSHCMTGWRIGYVAAPKEIAKLIAKAQGQTTHHPSNIAQYAAEKALQMPLNNVYKMRDEFKRRRDFLFQKISAIPGVSARLPQGAFYLFANVSALFGKKSPDGKVISDSVTFCTYLLEKEGLAIVPGSAFGREGYVRFSYAASMETLAAAAERFAKGIAQLQ, encoded by the coding sequence ATGAAAAATCTTTCTATCCGCATTCAAAATATTGCGCCATCGCTCACCGTTGCCGTGGACTCTCTCGCTAAAAAATTAAAAGCCGAAGGAAAGGACATCGTTTCTCTCGGCGCTGGCGAACCCGATTGGGATACTCCCGAAGAAATTTGCGAAGCCGCAAAATCCGCAATCGATGAAAAGAAAACACGTTACACAGCACCGCAAGGAATTTTAAGCGTCCGCGAAGCGGTTGCAAAAAAATTGAAAAATGAAAACGGTTTAGATTATGCGCCGGAGCAAATCATTTTAACGAGCGGTGCAAAGCACGCGGTTTTCAATTCTCTTCTCGCGCTCATTAACCCCGGCGACGAAGTCATTATTCCAGAACCGTATTGGGTGACTTATCCCGAACTCGTGAAATTATTGGGCGGTATTCCTGTCATTGTGCACACGAAAGCCGAAGATGATTTTCAAATGAGTCCGCAAGAATTGGAAGCGGCAATTACCGCAAAAACGAAAGCGGTGATTTTAAATAATCCGACAAATCCGACGGGAACTCTTTACACGGAAAATGTTCTCGGAGAAATTGCAAAGCTCATCGTCAAACACGATTTGTATGCGGTCTCCGACGAAATTTACGAGCATTTTTCCTACAGCGAAAGTTTTCATTTTAAAAGTCTCGCCGCGTTCCCGCAAATGGCAGAGCGCACTCTCATCATCAACGGACTTTCAAAATCGCATTGCATGACCGGTTGGAGAATCGGCTACGTCGCCGCCCCGAAAGAAATCGCAAAACTCATCGCCAAAGCGCAAGGACAAACGACGCATCACCCGTCGAATATTGCGCAATACGCAGCCGAAAAAGCGCTTCAAATGCCACTCAACAATGTTTACAAAATGCGCGATGAATTTAAACGCCGCCGCGATTTTCTCTTTCAAAAAATTTCTGCGATTCCCGGAGTTTCTGCAAGACTTCCGCAAGGCGCATTTTATTTGTTCGCAAATGTGAGCGCACTTTTCGGGAAAAAATCTCCGGACGGCAAAGTGATTTCGGATTCCGTCACATTCTGCACTTATCTTCTCGAAAAAGAAGGACTCGCAATTGTGCCGGGAAGTGCATTCGGCCGCGAAGGCTATGTGCGATTCTCGTATGCTGCGTCGATGGAAACTCTCGCCGCTGCCGCAGAACGCTTCGCCAAAGGAATTGCTCAGCTGCAATAA
- a CDS encoding efflux RND transporter permease subunit, whose product MFSLLQRILRSALKHPKLVLFVALAITLLSIYPVRNLKWDLRTIDMLPKTSAVKQTNSIVEENFGGFGSLIAVITSPDSARNDRLVQGLVHELEENRFVNFIEYQSEADFFEKNRLLYAHTSDLKKIRSRIAEIQSRYKFEQNPLYVDLQVGDSSVKIVRDSIAKEITDSLTLFKTENDYLAKLRNMYSNADGTVRIVSVFPKERVSDLAASRKLTRIVEGAFESLPESDNASLYLTGNVYDTAREGWKILPEARFTGIVLAILLSIFFLFRFAKQPTVFILSVIPIALVFVWTLAAAWLFFGRINLYSLILAVILPGISCREIVHLMTRYAEEQRKGLGYELSLESALLGIGPTIAVSTFSFAIAFLGLYFVPLTGMQELGILGAVGSILNWSLSSLVFPALIELTGHYRPFLVFGKIQSRMHDFKERPFIGFKKALIPVILISLILPCRGIYPKFDYDFSHTLYNPNTAIADSLLRETAYLRYDPIVVILPDAKEARAFYNRISREQKQNPETGIRAVTIFQNLIPSNQQEKISILNDIRNEIDLEMLKQISPADSERFNRLNAMKISPVLYRDLPQNLRRIFGENAKGSIEYAFIFPNFDPNDGLACRRLAKELEPYHYPMTGTALVRADLLNRTLPHFHKTILAGIAGVLLLTLLFYKKISFSLLTITPPIIAFFWLLGLLRLFDISISAYSALAFPILIGMSLDGSIQLWNSYFENSTGSIHYVFRTTGITCLFAEFLTLIVLCGLFASSHPGIHEIGLISILGLFCLMLSHLFVFPLLAGAIDRRRIRRRNLP is encoded by the coding sequence GTGTTCTCTTTACTTCAAAGAATTTTGCGCAGTGCGTTAAAACACCCGAAGCTCGTTCTCTTCGTAGCGCTAGCGATTACGCTACTTTCCATTTATCCGGTGCGGAATTTAAAATGGGATTTGAGAACTATCGACATGCTCCCCAAAACATCGGCGGTAAAGCAAACCAATTCCATTGTCGAAGAAAATTTCGGAGGCTTCGGTTCTCTCATCGCGGTCATTACTTCGCCCGATAGCGCGCGCAACGATCGCCTTGTCCAAGGGCTTGTGCACGAACTCGAAGAAAATCGATTTGTCAATTTTATCGAGTATCAATCCGAAGCGGATTTTTTTGAAAAGAATCGCTTGCTGTATGCGCACACGTCGGATTTGAAAAAAATTCGCAGCCGCATTGCCGAAATCCAATCGCGGTATAAATTTGAACAGAATCCGTTATATGTGGATTTGCAAGTCGGCGATTCATCAGTAAAAATTGTCCGCGATTCCATTGCAAAAGAAATTACCGATTCGTTAACTCTTTTTAAAACCGAAAACGATTACCTGGCGAAATTGCGGAATATGTATTCGAATGCCGACGGAACCGTGCGCATCGTCAGCGTATTTCCAAAGGAACGCGTTTCGGATCTCGCCGCATCTAGGAAACTTACCCGCATCGTCGAAGGCGCTTTTGAAAGTCTTCCCGAAAGCGATAACGCAAGTCTTTACCTCACCGGCAATGTTTACGATACCGCTCGCGAAGGCTGGAAAATTCTCCCCGAAGCGCGATTTACCGGAATCGTTTTAGCCATTCTTCTCTCCATCTTTTTCTTATTCCGCTTTGCAAAACAGCCGACCGTTTTTATTCTTTCCGTCATTCCGATTGCGCTCGTTTTTGTGTGGACTCTTGCCGCAGCGTGGCTTTTCTTCGGGCGCATCAATTTATATTCGCTCATTCTCGCGGTCATTCTTCCCGGAATTTCTTGCCGCGAAATTGTGCATTTGATGACGCGTTACGCCGAAGAACAACGCAAAGGTCTCGGTTACGAATTGAGCTTAGAAAGTGCGCTTTTGGGAATCGGCCCGACGATTGCAGTTTCCACATTTTCTTTCGCCATCGCATTCCTCGGACTTTATTTTGTGCCGCTCACCGGAATGCAAGAACTCGGAATTCTCGGGGCTGTCGGTTCAATTCTCAACTGGTCGCTTTCGAGCCTCGTCTTCCCCGCTCTCATCGAACTCACCGGTCATTACCGCCCATTCCTCGTCTTTGGAAAAATTCAAAGTCGGATGCACGATTTTAAAGAGCGTCCATTCATCGGATTTAAGAAAGCGTTAATTCCTGTCATTCTCATTTCTCTTATTCTTCCTTGCCGCGGAATTTATCCCAAATTCGATTACGATTTTTCGCACACTCTTTACAACCCGAATACAGCAATCGCCGATTCTCTTCTCCGCGAAACCGCTTACTTGCGCTACGATCCAATCGTCGTCATTCTTCCCGATGCAAAAGAAGCGCGCGCCTTTTACAATCGCATTAGCCGCGAACAAAAGCAAAATCCCGAAACCGGAATTCGCGCCGTTACGATTTTTCAAAATTTAATTCCGTCAAATCAGCAAGAAAAAATTTCCATCCTCAACGATATCCGAAACGAAATCGATTTGGAAATGCTCAAGCAAATTAGCCCCGCCGATTCCGAACGATTCAACCGTTTAAATGCGATGAAAATTTCGCCCGTTCTCTACCGCGATTTGCCGCAAAATCTGCGCCGCATTTTTGGGGAAAACGCAAAAGGTTCTATCGAATACGCATTTATCTTTCCCAATTTTGATCCGAACGATGGACTCGCTTGTCGCCGTTTAGCAAAAGAATTAGAGCCCTATCATTACCCGATGACGGGAACTGCTCTCGTCCGCGCCGACCTTTTAAATCGGACTCTTCCACATTTTCACAAGACAATTCTCGCGGGCATCGCAGGCGTCCTTCTTCTCACCCTCCTCTTCTACAAAAAAATTTCCTTTTCACTTCTTACAATTACGCCACCCATCATCGCTTTCTTCTGGCTTCTCGGATTATTACGCCTTTTCGATATTTCCATTTCGGCGTACAGCGCGCTCGCCTTCCCCATTTTAATCGGGATGAGCCTCGACGGTTCCATTCAACTTTGGAATTCGTATTTTGAAAATTCCACCGGAAGCATTCACTACGTTTTCCGCACCACGGGAATCACTTGTCTTTTCGCAGAATTTTTAACCCTCATCGTCCTTTGCGGACTTTTTGCTTCTTCGCATCCAGGCATTCACGAAATCGGACTCATCTCGATTCTCGGACTTTTCTGTCTTATGCTTTCTCACCTTTTCGTTTTTCCGCTTCTCGCCGGAGCCATTGATCGTCGGCGAATCCGCAGGAGAAATCTTCCATGA
- the purF gene encoding amidophosphoribosyltransferase, with the protein MLEELHEECGVIGIYNGENVARNVAMGLYALQHRGQESAGFAITNGDKIRVRKSMGLVSTLLREYNVDELQGFAGIGHVRYSTTGSSTLANAQPILVSCKWGQLAIAHNGNLTNAAELREEMEEAGHIFQTTSDSEILLHEIARTQAPNVKEAIKKALSKLTGCFCIIIMTKDTMFVARDGYAFRPLSLARFGNSWCVASETCAFDLLGANYVRDILPGELLTITQDGLHSETFTKKGRLAHCIFEYIYFARPDSRIFEQICDKVRRKMGKQLARECPVDADIVIPVPDSSTTAALGYAREAGIKFEIGLLRNHYVGRTFIDPTQNVRAQKVRLKFNPIEGVLKNRKVCVVDDSIVRGTTLKILSKMIRDAGATEVHIRIASPPVAHACYFGMDFPNAGDLAASSMTPQEIAKMLGVESLGYLSIDGMKECTGAPAEYCAACFDGNYPEYIGKEAGKFSCG; encoded by the coding sequence ATGTTGGAAGAACTTCACGAAGAATGCGGCGTTATCGGCATCTACAATGGCGAAAACGTTGCACGTAACGTTGCGATGGGGCTTTACGCTCTGCAGCACCGCGGTCAAGAAAGCGCAGGTTTTGCTATCACCAATGGCGATAAAATCCGCGTTCGCAAATCGATGGGTTTGGTTTCAACCCTTCTCCGCGAATATAATGTGGACGAATTGCAGGGCTTTGCGGGAATTGGACATGTGCGTTATAGCACTACGGGCTCTAGTACTCTCGCCAATGCGCAGCCGATTTTAGTGAGCTGCAAATGGGGTCAACTCGCCATTGCGCATAATGGTAACCTCACCAATGCTGCAGAACTCCGCGAAGAAATGGAAGAAGCCGGTCATATTTTCCAGACGACTTCGGACTCCGAAATTCTCTTGCACGAAATTGCTCGCACTCAAGCACCCAATGTGAAAGAAGCGATTAAGAAAGCGCTTTCGAAACTCACCGGGTGCTTTTGCATTATTATCATGACGAAAGACACGATGTTCGTCGCCCGCGATGGCTACGCCTTCCGTCCTCTTTCGCTCGCTCGTTTTGGAAATAGTTGGTGCGTCGCAAGCGAAACTTGCGCATTTGATTTGCTCGGCGCAAATTATGTCCGCGATATTTTACCGGGCGAACTGCTCACCATTACTCAAGACGGTTTGCATTCCGAAACCTTTACGAAAAAAGGTCGCCTCGCCCACTGCATTTTTGAATACATCTATTTTGCGCGTCCGGATTCTCGCATTTTCGAACAGATTTGCGATAAAGTTCGCCGTAAAATGGGAAAGCAACTCGCCCGCGAATGCCCCGTCGACGCAGACATCGTGATTCCGGTTCCGGATTCTTCGACGACCGCAGCTCTCGGCTACGCTCGCGAAGCTGGCATTAAATTTGAAATCGGACTTCTCCGCAACCATTACGTCGGACGCACATTCATTGACCCGACACAAAATGTCCGCGCTCAAAAAGTCCGCTTAAAATTCAACCCGATCGAAGGCGTTTTGAAAAACCGCAAAGTCTGCGTTGTCGATGATTCTATCGTCCGCGGCACGACTCTCAAAATTCTTTCGAAGATGATTCGCGATGCCGGCGCTACCGAAGTGCACATTCGCATTGCATCGCCTCCGGTAGCACACGCTTGCTATTTCGGGATGGACTTCCCGAATGCGGGCGATTTAGCGGCTAGCAGCATGACTCCGCAAGAAATCGCCAAAATGCTCGGAGTCGAAAGCTTAGGCTACTTGAGCATTGACGGGATGAAAGAATGCACCGGCGCTCCCGCAGAATATTGCGCCGCTTGCTTCGACGGCAACTACCCCGAATACATCGGGAAAGAAGCTGGAAAATTTAGCTGTGGCTAA
- a CDS encoding endo-1,4-beta-xylanase has product MFLSRFKISAAAVLLFAATNFAQNVLSNGNMEYGDGGWYLWNNPDGPAKVELKLAEPGLGFDGSQGAKLVVKELPKIWWGLQLQPPKFLADSAYYKLTFKAKGNMPINAVVQGGAPDYRQKESASFELTDKWQTYSMTFLADQKGYGVNNVTFHVGLKKGWLQMDDVAIEKLGSLNSDWYAAADSRIDSLRKTKITVKANPDEQVHFKLTKHAFPFGTALALYKIEGNSKQDSIEKWFRSAAKKYFWYGVPENQFKWPEYEPKKGKLKKEELQEYISFAEKNKWKLRGHAIMWGIQQYNYDKHFSNPTSPKECKDFGKYLKLRIERDLKEYKGKFAEYDVWNEPLHEAYTFNMCGWNWLDSAFIWAHQVDPTAKLFINDYNVVAAGETDRYVTLIQGMLKRKIPIHGIGVQCHFGLRPVVPELIHERLDKLAALGLPIEVTELDFGDWQVGMNDPEEVQAEKYETFLRTVFSHPAVSGVLLWGFWDNHHWIKNGGIIASDGREKPAAKTIYNLWHKTWTTDTTATANADGIAEIRGFKGVYEITIDGKKQFIGVE; this is encoded by the coding sequence ATGTTTCTTTCCCGATTTAAAATTTCGGCGGCAGCCGTTCTTCTCTTTGCCGCGACAAACTTTGCCCAAAATGTTCTCAGCAACGGGAATATGGAATACGGCGACGGCGGTTGGTATCTTTGGAATAATCCCGATGGTCCTGCGAAAGTAGAACTCAAACTCGCTGAACCGGGACTGGGATTTGATGGTTCCCAAGGCGCAAAACTCGTCGTCAAAGAACTGCCGAAAATTTGGTGGGGATTACAACTTCAACCGCCAAAATTCCTCGCGGATTCCGCTTATTACAAATTGACTTTTAAAGCCAAAGGTAATATGCCGATTAACGCAGTCGTTCAAGGTGGCGCTCCCGATTATCGACAAAAAGAAAGCGCATCTTTTGAGCTCACCGATAAATGGCAAACGTATTCGATGACATTCCTCGCCGACCAAAAAGGCTACGGAGTAAATAATGTCACCTTCCACGTCGGCTTAAAAAAAGGCTGGCTGCAAATGGATGATGTTGCAATCGAAAAACTCGGATCTCTCAATTCCGATTGGTATGCCGCAGCAGACTCTCGAATCGATAGCCTCCGCAAAACGAAAATTACCGTCAAAGCAAATCCCGATGAACAAGTTCATTTCAAACTCACAAAGCACGCCTTCCCTTTTGGCACAGCGCTTGCGCTTTATAAAATCGAAGGCAATAGCAAACAAGACAGCATCGAAAAATGGTTCCGCTCCGCAGCAAAAAAATATTTCTGGTACGGCGTTCCCGAAAATCAATTTAAGTGGCCCGAATACGAACCGAAAAAAGGAAAACTCAAAAAAGAAGAATTGCAAGAATACATTTCCTTCGCCGAAAAAAATAAATGGAAACTCCGCGGGCACGCAATCATGTGGGGAATTCAACAATACAATTATGACAAGCATTTTTCCAATCCGACTTCTCCCAAGGAATGCAAAGATTTTGGAAAATATTTGAAGCTCCGCATCGAACGCGATTTAAAAGAATACAAAGGAAAATTTGCCGAATACGATGTGTGGAATGAACCGCTCCACGAAGCTTATACATTTAATATGTGCGGCTGGAACTGGCTCGACAGCGCATTTATTTGGGCGCATCAAGTCGATCCGACGGCGAAACTTTTCATCAACGATTACAATGTCGTCGCTGCGGGTGAAACCGACCGTTATGTGACTCTCATCCAAGGAATGCTCAAACGAAAAATTCCGATTCACGGCATCGGCGTACAATGCCATTTTGGCTTGCGCCCCGTCGTCCCCGAACTCATCCACGAACGCTTGGATAAACTCGCCGCACTCGGTCTCCCGATTGAAGTAACCGAACTCGATTTTGGCGATTGGCAAGTCGGCATGAACGATCCCGAAGAAGTGCAAGCCGAGAAATACGAAACTTTCTTGCGCACGGTTTTCAGTCATCCTGCGGTCTCAGGCGTTCTCCTTTGGGGATTCTGGGATAATCATCATTGGATTAAAAACGGTGGCATTATCGCAAGCGATGGCAGAGAAAAGCCCGCGGCAAAAACCATTTATAATCTCTGGCACAAAACGTGGACGACCGATACCACTGCAACGGCAAACGCCGACGGCATCGCCGAAATCCGCGGATTTAAAGGCGTTTACGAAATCACAATTGACGGGAAAAAGCAATTCATCGGTGTAGAATAA